From the Desulfuromonadaceae bacterium genome, the window CATGCGGATATTGCGATGTATCAGGCCAAGCAGGACGGGCGGAACAATTGGGTCTATTTCGATCCGTCGATGAATCTTGATTCTGACCGGCGCCTGTCGTTGGAAACCGGAATGCGCAAGGCCCTTGAGCGTGATGAGTTTGAGCTCCACTATCAACCCAAGGTCCATGCGGTGAGCGGAAAAATCACTGCCATAGAGGCGTTGGTGCGCTGGAACCATCCGTCGCTGGGGTTCCTTTATCCGCGTGAATTTATTGCCCTGGCCGAGGAAACCGGCCTGATTTTACAAATTGGAGAATGGGTATTGCGGCGTGCCTGTGCCCAGAATCGGGAGTGGCAGAACAAGGGGATTGCACCGGTGCGGATGGCGGTCAACTTGTCCGGGCATCAATTGCAACAGGCGGATATCGTGACGCGAGTGAAAAAAATTCTCGCCGAGACCGGACTTGATCCTGAATATCTTGAACTGGAAGTGACCGAGACGGTCATTATGCAAAATCCCGATTTTACGGTCAAGGTCCTGGGGCAGTTGAGCGATATCGGTATCCATCTGGCGATCGACGATTTTGGGACAGGGTATTCATCGCTGGCTCATCTCAAGCGTTTCCAGGTGAATACGCTGAAAATGGACAAATCGTTTGTGCGCGATCTGGAAATCAATTCGACCGATGCCGCGATTGCTACGGCAATCATTTCGATGGGGGCAAGCCTCAATCTTCAGATCACTGCCGAAGGGGTTGAAACGGAGGGACAGCTCTCGTTTCTCAAGGAGCAGATGTGCGATGAAATTCAAGGGTTCCTTTTCAGCGAAGCACTGTCGGCCAGTAGTGTTGAAAAGGTGTTGCGAGTCGGCAGGCTGGACACAAAACGCATCGTTGGTGATTAAATACGCCGGGTGATGACCTTATCAAGAGGCCGACCCCTTGGGGGGCTCAACCGCGCTCTATTGCGGTGTGCCGAGAATTCCTCCCTGGAGCATCTTGACATTGTTGCGACCGGCGGTCTTGACTTCGTACATCAGTGAATCAGCCAGTTTAATCATTTCTTCGGTACTGTTGACGTCGTCAGGAAATGCCGCAACACCAAAGCTCCCGGTCATCGTGAGCACGGTGTTTTCGACAAGGAACTCGAAATTGCGCAGTTTTTCACACAGTTTGGTGGCAACAATAAATGCATCGTGTTTACCGGTCGACGGCAGAACGACGATAAACTCGTCGCCGCCGTAGCGAATGGGGTGATCGGACAAGCGCAAGTTGTCTTTTAACAGCTGACCAATTTCGCTCAGCATGCGACTGCCGACCAGATGGCCGTAAGTGTCATTGACATCCTTGAAGTGGTCAAGATCGAAAAAAATCAGCGAGAGTTCGTCGCCGTAGCGTTCAGAGCGTTCAATTTCATGCTTGAGGATGCGATGCAGCTGGCGCGCGTTGAACAGTCCGGTCAGCTCGTCGGTGATCACCAGCTCGTTTATCTTTTCAAACAGGCGGGCGTTTTCGATGGCGATGGCGACGTAGTCGGCCACGGTGGTGATGATAGTCAGATCGTTGTCGGAAAAACTCTCTTTATCGAGGGTGTTGATCATTTCGATGACCCCGAAAATTTGGTCGCGACTTTTAATCGGGGCACAGATTATCGACGTGGTTCGGTACTTGAAGTCGCGGTCAATGCGTTCGCAAAAACGGGGTTCCTGCGCGATGTCACTGATCAGCAACGGTTCGCCGTGTGCCACCACCCAGCCCGCGACCCCCTCTCCTTTCGACAGTCGTTCTCCTTGCGGGGGGGGCGTGCCCGGGTTGACCGCAATTTTAAAGATCAGGTCGTCACTTCCAGCTTCCCTTAACAGCAGTGACCAGATATCCGCTTTAAGCAGTTTCCCGGCCTCATTCAAAACGGTATTGAGAATTTCTTCCAGATCGAGCGATGAAGCCAGCGCCTTGCCGATATCAACCAGCAATCTCAATTCTTCATTGCGTCGACTGAGGGTGGAAACCAGACTGTTTTCGTCCGCTGTTTGCGTCAATGCGAGTGCTCCGGTCTGCCGTGTGTGGAGAAGATGCTTGCCTCTTATAGGCGATCATAGTGATAATAGCAATGCAAGTAAGTCTGAATCGGAGGTAGTATGGCAAATATCTGGTTGTCTGTAAATCCCCTGACGCGCTTTTCCAACGGTTTTTTTGCACCTTTTCGCGCCGGGAAGTTCCTCATCGGTCACCCACGGCTCTATCCTTACATCATTATCCCGCTGATTATTAATGTTCTGGTGTTTTCGCTGACGGTTTATCTGGGCTTTAATTTTTTCAATGATACGGTCGTCGAGCTGATTCCGCGTAGAGATGCCTGGTACTGGGCAGCCCTCTCGTATTTTCTCTGGACGTGTGCAGTGCTGCTGACGGCGGTGCTGGTTTTCTTTTTGTTTAGCGTCGTCGGCAATCTGATTGCCGCTCCTTTCAATGACATTCTTTCTGAAAAAACCGAAGCAGTGTTACGCGGCACAGGGTCTGATGATCCCTGGTCGTGGCGGGGGTTTGTTCATGACGTGCGCCGGACAGTCGGTGATGAGCTGAAAAAATTGGGTATTTTTATTGCGGCAATGGTGGTGATCCTGTTGCTCAACCTGATCCCGCTTGCCGGTTCTGTGCTCTATGCTGTCTTGTCGCTGTTGTTGACACTTTTTTTTCTGGCGCTCGAATACACCGGGTTTGTCTTCAGTCGCAAGCGGCTGGGCTTCGCGGTGCAACGTCAGTATCTATTATCACGTAAGGCCTTGATGGGAGGTTTCTCTGTCGGCGTACTGGTGTTACTGACCATCCCGCTTTTGCAATTCTTTTGTATCCCGGTTGCGGTGGTCGCCGCGACCCGACTCTATTGCGCCGAAGATCTGGAGATAACCGCCGGAGACGTATCATGATGTTGATTTTGATCCGCGTCCTGTGCTTTTTTTCTCTTCTGGCTGGTCTCCCGCTGGCGGCGATGGCGGTTGCGAAACACCCGGATGCTCCGGGGTTATTACGGCTTGAAACCGCCGTCCGCGAGCAGCCACAAAATATCGAACTACGCGAACAGTTGCGTGAGACGTTGCTTGTCGCGGGGACCGAACGGCTCAAAGAGCGAGATTATCGGGGAGCGCTGGCTCTTTTTGATAAAGGCACAGCGCTGGCGCCGGAGGATAGTCGTTTCTACCTCTATCGGGGCGTTTCCTGGTATCACCTTGGCCATCATGATAATGCGGAAGATGCGCTGAAGACGGCTCGAAGGTTGGGGGACAATTCTGTCCTGTCGCTGATCGTGCTCGGGGAGGTTTATTATGCCACGGGGCGACTTTATGAGGCACAACAGATTATGACCGAAGCTGTTGAGCAAAACCCCGCGGAGAACAATGCACGAAAGTTGCTGGCTAAAGTGCAGCGCGACATCGATGCCGAGCAAAAAATGACGACCGATTACGGCGCACATTTTCTGATTACCTATGATGACGGGGTCCATGGAGTCGTTGGTGACAAGGTCCTTGATGTTCTGGAAGGGGCGTACGACACGCTTGGTTACGTGTTTGACTTTTACCCGGAAACATTGGTAAACGTGTTACTTTACAAACGGCTGGATTTCTTTGATCTGACCGGTTCACCGGATTGGTCAGGCGGCCTTTATGACGGGAAAATCCGGGTTCCGGTTGGCGGCGTTGACCAAATGACGCCGAAGATGCAGGGAGTGCTCTATCATGAATATTGTCATGTCGTGATCCGCTACCTGACGCGGGGGCGTTGTCCGACATGGCTGAACGAGGGGTTGGCTGTATGGGCTGAACGGCAGCGCTATAAACAGCCGTTGAGCACTTTGCAAAAGGCGGTTGAGAACGGAACGCTGTTGTCGTTTGAACAGTTGGAAAAACCTTTTACTACCTTACCAGAGGGGCAGGTCCTGCTGGCTTACGAACAGAGTGGGTCGCTTGTCGATTTTTTATTGAGGCGGTTTGAGTGGTTTGAAATGCAGCGCTTGCTGAAAAAGGTGGGGGACGGTGTTGATGGAGTGACTGCGGTTACCGCCGTTTATGAAAAGTACGGACTCGACTTCGATACGTTGCTGCGTGAATGGCGGGCTGAGCTTGTGGCGGGGATTTTTTAACGGTTTACAGGCCATTGCCGAGGTTGTTTTTTTGTGGCGGATGGCGCGTTTAAAAAAACTTGTTTTTCACTATTTTTCATGGTATTGATTGCGACCCAAACTCAGGATGGAGATAAAATCGGGGAGTAGCGCAGCCTGGTAGCGCACCTGCCTTGGGAGCAGGGGGTCGCAGGTTCAAATCCTGTCTCCCCGACCATACGCGCCAGTAGCTCAGCTGGATAGAGCAACGGCCTTCTAAGCCGTGGGCCGAGGGTTCAAGTCCTTCCTGGCGCGCCATTTTCACCTGTTGCAGTATTAAAGGTGCCGGGTGCGGTTTTACCGTTGACAATGTGGTGCCCTTTGGTTAGTATCCTGATTTCAATTTTGCGGTGAGTGTAGCTCAGTTGGCAGAGCTCCGGATTGTGGTTCCGGTTGTCGTGGGTTCGAGCCCCATCACTCACCCCAATTGATTATTCTGGCCCGTCTTTCCCCGAGCGATTGTAGCGGCAATGCCGTGGATAAGTCGAAGGAAAGTCGGGCTTTGTTGTTTATTGAATTTTTGATGGCGTCGCAAAAAGTCCGCCCTGCTGCGTTACGCTGATTTTTCAGGACCTCGACCTACCTGATGCAGGTCTTCGCCCCTGAAAAACCACCAGGCCTTGTAGGACGAAATTTTCGCTTAGCCATCCCATGAGTTTTTGCGAGAGCATCAAATTTTTGGTGTGCTAGAATTTTACCGGTGTGTCTAATGCGAGAGTGGCGGAATTGGCAGACGCACTGGATTTAGGATCCAGCGGGTAACCGTGGGGGTTCGAGTCCCCCCTCTCGCACCAGCAAAATATTCCCGCGACCCCGGTGGCCGCGGTCTTTCATTTTGGGACGAAGGCAAGATAATTGAAGAGAAAAGAGGCCATGCGACAATGAATGTTACGATTGAAGATATCAGCAGCGTCAAGAAAAAGTTGTCTTTTGAGGTGCCCACTGAGCAGGTTGATGCCGCAATTGAAAAGGCGTATCAGAAAATTGCCAAAAAGGCCAAAGTAAAAGGTTTTCGACCAGGGAAAGTACCGCGCCGTGTGCTGGAAAATAACTATGCAGCGCAGGCTCAGTCGGATGCTTTTCAACAGTTGATAAATGAGTCTTATCCCCAGGCATTGGTTGAAAAAGCGGTCTTTGCGGTGTCCGATCCGCAGATTACCGAAAGTTCAACAGTTGCGCCGGGTCAGGCGTTTACCTACGTTGCCGAGGTCGAGATCAAGCCGGAAGTTGAAGCCAGGGACTATGTCGGCTTTGAGCTGGAAAAGGAAGTTTACGTTGGTGATGACCAGGCGGTTGACTCGCGTCTGGAGGAAATGCTCGAATCACGCGCAACGATGGAGCCAACAACCCGGAAGAAAGCACGCCAGGGTGATTTTGTGGTCATTGATTTCTCCGGGTCGATTGATGGTGTCCCCTTCGCTGGTGGTTCGGCGACCGGTCACCAGCTGGAACTTGGTTCGAATACCTTTATTCCCGGTTTTGAAGAGCAGATTGAGGGCATGAAGCGTCATGAAGAGCGTATTGTTGAGGTGACTTTTCCGGAAGAATACGGAAATAAAGAGATGGCGGGTAAAGCTGCGACCTTTAAAGTGACCATGCAGGAGATTAATGAAAAGGTCGTGCCGAAACTTGACGATAAGTTTGCTCAAGGTTTCGGCATGGAGACGGCTGAAGAATTGCGGCAGCAGTTGACACAAATCTACTCAGCGCAGGAAGTTGATCGCATTAACAGTGAATTACGCGAGAGAATGATGGCAAAGCTGGTCGAGCGGAACAACATTGAAGTTCCTGTCGCGATGGTCGACTCACAGCTGGACTACATGCTCGACAACACCCGCAATCGTATGAAACAGCAGGGCATGTCTCTGGAAATGCTCGGCATGAGTGACGCGTCGTTCCGCCAGATGTATCGTGACGCAGCTGTCAAGCAGGTGCAGGGCAGTTTGCTGCTGGAGGCCGTTGTTCGTCAGGAAAAAATCGAGGTCGTTGATGGTGATTTTGATGAAAAACTGGCAAAAGTGGCTGAAATGGCCGGTGCGCCGCTTGATGTGGTTAAAAAGCACTACGCAAGCGCCGAGGCGCGTCGTGGCCTGAGTGCGCAGATCGCTGAAGAAAAAGCCATTGAGCTGATTCTGGGAAAGGCGCACATCAAGGAAGTAACGAAGGACGAATTGGCCGCCAAGCAGGATGCCATTAAGGAGTAACACCATGCACTTGATCCCGATGGTTGTGGAGCAAACTGGCCGGGGCGAGCGGTCGTACGATATTTATTCGCGCCTGCTGAAAGACCGGATTGTTTTCTTAGGTGGCGCAATCGACGATTCCCTCTCTAATTTGATCATTGCCCAATTGCTCTTTCTTGAGTCAGAAGATCCAGACAAGGATATTCATCTCTACATTAATTCCCCCGGAGGGATCGTTACTTCCGGGATGGCCATCTACGATACTATGCAGTATCTGCGTACGCCGGTATCGACGATATGTGTCGGACAAGCTGCAAGCATGGGGGCGGTTCTGCTTGCCGCCGGAGCGGCCGGGAAACGTTTTGCCCTGCCGCATGCCCGGATCATGATCCACCAGCCGCTTGGCGGGTTTCAGGGGCAGGCGACGGATATCAGTATTCATGCTCAGGAAATTTTGCGTATGCGTGAAACGCTCAATGGCGTCCTCGCCGATCACATCGGGCAGCCGATCGAAAAAATTTCCGCTGACACGGATCGCGATTTTTTCATGAGTAGTGCCGCGGCAAGAGATTATGGTATCATTGACCAGATCGTTGCTAACAAAACATCTGCGAAAAAACAGGAGTAGAGACGCGTGAGTCGTGATGAAAATCGTTCGGATCAATTAACGTGTTCTTTTTGCGGGAAATCGCAGGAAGATGTCAAAAAACTGATAGCGGGACCTTCGGTCTATATCTGCGACGAGTGTATTGACCTGTGCAAAGATATTATTGCCGAGGAAAGCAAACTCGACGAAAGTGCCACCGAAAAAGAGTCCCTGCCGAAACCGGTAGAAATCAGGGAGACGCTTGATGAGTATGTGATCGGACAGGACTGGGCGAAAAAGGTTCTTTCCGTTGCGGTTTATAATCATTACAAACGCATCAATGACTCTGCGAAGAGTGGTGACGTTGAAATTCAGAAGAGTAATATTCTGCTCCTCGGTCCGACCGGCAGTGGCAAAACATTGTTGGCACAGACCCTGGCAAAAGTCCTTGATGTTCCGTTCGCAATTGCTGACGCGACCAATCTGACTGAAGCCGGATATGTCGGGGAAGATGTTGAAAATATCATTCTCAATCTGCTTCAGGCCGCTGATTATGATCTGGAGCGGGCGCAACGCGGCATTATTTATATTGATGAGGTTGATAAGATTGCGCGCAAGACCGACTCGCCTTCGATCACCCGAGATGTGTCCGGAGAAGGTGTTCAGCAGGCATTGTTGAAGATCATTGAGGGCACGACCGCCAGCGTTCCGCCGAAAGGGGGACGCAAGCATCCGCAACAGGAGTTTCTCAAGGTCGATACCACCAATATCCTCTTTATCTGCGGCGGCGCGTTCTCGGGCCTGGAGACGGTCATCTCCCAACGGACCGGCAACAAGAGTATGGGCTTCGGTGCCGAGGTCAAGTTGAGCGGTGATCGTCCGATTGGCGATGTTCTCAAGGAACTTGAACCAGCTGATCTTCTCAAGTACGGATTGATCCCTGAATTTATTGGCCGTCTGCCGGTGGTGGCGACCCTTGGTGAACTTGACGAAGAGTCGCTTATCGAAATCCTCAAAGAGCCGAAAAACGCTCTCGTCAAGCAATATC encodes:
- a CDS encoding sensor domain-containing diguanylate cyclase gives rise to the protein MTQTADENSLVSTLSRRNEELRLLVDIGKALASSLDLEEILNTVLNEAGKLLKADIWSLLLREAGSDDLIFKIAVNPGTPPPQGERLSKGEGVAGWVVAHGEPLLISDIAQEPRFCERIDRDFKYRTTSIICAPIKSRDQIFGVIEMINTLDKESFSDNDLTIITTVADYVAIAIENARLFEKINELVITDELTGLFNARQLHRILKHEIERSERYGDELSLIFFDLDHFKDVNDTYGHLVGSRMLSEIGQLLKDNLRLSDHPIRYGGDEFIVVLPSTGKHDAFIVATKLCEKLRNFEFLVENTVLTMTGSFGVAAFPDDVNSTEEMIKLADSLMYEVKTAGRNNVKMLQGGILGTPQ
- the cysZ gene encoding sulfate transporter CysZ, coding for MANIWLSVNPLTRFSNGFFAPFRAGKFLIGHPRLYPYIIIPLIINVLVFSLTVYLGFNFFNDTVVELIPRRDAWYWAALSYFLWTCAVLLTAVLVFFLFSVVGNLIAAPFNDILSEKTEAVLRGTGSDDPWSWRGFVHDVRRTVGDELKKLGIFIAAMVVILLLNLIPLAGSVLYAVLSLLLTLFFLALEYTGFVFSRKRLGFAVQRQYLLSRKALMGGFSVGVLVLLTIPLLQFFCIPVAVVAATRLYCAEDLEITAGDVS
- the clpX gene encoding ATP-dependent Clp protease ATP-binding subunit ClpX, producing MSRDENRSDQLTCSFCGKSQEDVKKLIAGPSVYICDECIDLCKDIIAEESKLDESATEKESLPKPVEIRETLDEYVIGQDWAKKVLSVAVYNHYKRINDSAKSGDVEIQKSNILLLGPTGSGKTLLAQTLAKVLDVPFAIADATNLTEAGYVGEDVENIILNLLQAADYDLERAQRGIIYIDEVDKIARKTDSPSITRDVSGEGVQQALLKIIEGTTASVPPKGGRKHPQQEFLKVDTTNILFICGGAFSGLETVISQRTGNKSMGFGAEVKLSGDRPIGDVLKELEPADLLKYGLIPEFIGRLPVVATLGELDEESLIEILKEPKNALVKQYQRLFELEKVTLKFTDSALVAVASEALKRKTGARGLRSILENAMLDIMYEIPSQDRVKEVVINEEVILRKARPIIVHDCAESA
- a CDS encoding tetratricopeptide repeat protein is translated as MMLILIRVLCFFSLLAGLPLAAMAVAKHPDAPGLLRLETAVREQPQNIELREQLRETLLVAGTERLKERDYRGALALFDKGTALAPEDSRFYLYRGVSWYHLGHHDNAEDALKTARRLGDNSVLSLIVLGEVYYATGRLYEAQQIMTEAVEQNPAENNARKLLAKVQRDIDAEQKMTTDYGAHFLITYDDGVHGVVGDKVLDVLEGAYDTLGYVFDFYPETLVNVLLYKRLDFFDLTGSPDWSGGLYDGKIRVPVGGVDQMTPKMQGVLYHEYCHVVIRYLTRGRCPTWLNEGLAVWAERQRYKQPLSTLQKAVENGTLLSFEQLEKPFTTLPEGQVLLAYEQSGSLVDFLLRRFEWFEMQRLLKKVGDGVDGVTAVTAVYEKYGLDFDTLLREWRAELVAGIF
- the tig gene encoding trigger factor encodes the protein MNVTIEDISSVKKKLSFEVPTEQVDAAIEKAYQKIAKKAKVKGFRPGKVPRRVLENNYAAQAQSDAFQQLINESYPQALVEKAVFAVSDPQITESSTVAPGQAFTYVAEVEIKPEVEARDYVGFELEKEVYVGDDQAVDSRLEEMLESRATMEPTTRKKARQGDFVVIDFSGSIDGVPFAGGSATGHQLELGSNTFIPGFEEQIEGMKRHEERIVEVTFPEEYGNKEMAGKAATFKVTMQEINEKVVPKLDDKFAQGFGMETAEELRQQLTQIYSAQEVDRINSELRERMMAKLVERNNIEVPVAMVDSQLDYMLDNTRNRMKQQGMSLEMLGMSDASFRQMYRDAAVKQVQGSLLLEAVVRQEKIEVVDGDFDEKLAKVAEMAGAPLDVVKKHYASAEARRGLSAQIAEEKAIELILGKAHIKEVTKDELAAKQDAIKE
- the clpP gene encoding ATP-dependent Clp endopeptidase proteolytic subunit ClpP; this translates as MHLIPMVVEQTGRGERSYDIYSRLLKDRIVFLGGAIDDSLSNLIIAQLLFLESEDPDKDIHLYINSPGGIVTSGMAIYDTMQYLRTPVSTICVGQAASMGAVLLAAGAAGKRFALPHARIMIHQPLGGFQGQATDISIHAQEILRMRETLNGVLADHIGQPIEKISADTDRDFFMSSAAARDYGIIDQIVANKTSAKKQE